A portion of the Archocentrus centrarchus isolate MPI-CPG fArcCen1 chromosome 19, fArcCen1, whole genome shotgun sequence genome contains these proteins:
- the LOC115798141 gene encoding transforming growth factor beta-1-induced transcript 1 protein isoform X1: MEDLGVPEPLNYPLSPRIVVFDALLADLENTSSPLPRCPVLLTSDPPQNADPTTQDPAQTRPPPPAYTPQQTVSSAMKTSQNSNPDKLYSTVCKPRSPRSTDPPPAFSSSSLLGGGLSELDHLLQELNATQFNITDEILAQFPSSKKDERDKVKDKAPTSSSSSAKPSATSATLELDKLMASLSDFRVQSTPAAPITPAVTASQQPAAPPQPSSGGSLDSMLGLLQSDLSRQGVQTSSKGNCSACQKPVVGQVVTALGKVWHPEHFVCTECETELGSRNFFEKDGRPYCEPDYFTLFSPHCAHCNKPILNKMVTALDKNWHPECFCCVKCSRAFGEEGFHDREGQQYCQQCFLTLFASRCQGCSQPILENYISALNSLWHPQCFVCRECYSPFVNGSFFEHEGKPLCEAHYHQSRGSVCQACQQPILGRCVTAMGAKFHPHHLVCHFCLKPLSKGCFKEQENKPYCHPCFIKLFG, from the exons GAGTGCCTGAGCCGCTTAACTACCCTCTCAGTCCTCGTATTGTTGTGTTTG ATGCCCTCCTTGCTGATCTGGAGAACACCAGCTCTCCTTTACCACGGTGTCCCGTCCTGCTCACCTCTGACCCTCCGCAAAATGCCGATCCCACCACCCAGGACCCAGCCCAGACCCGGCCACCGCCACCTGCCTATACCCCACAGCAG ACTGTTTCTTCAGCAATGAAGACCTCACAGAACTCCAACCCAGACAAATTATACAG CACAGTGTGTAAACCGCGCTCTCCCCGAAGCACAGATCCTCCTCCagccttctcttcctcctcgctGCTAGGGGGAGGTCTGAGTGAACTGGATCATCTGCTACAGGAACTCAATGCTACCCAGTTTAACATCACAG ATGAGATCCTGGCTCAGTTCCCTTCTTCTAAGAAAGATGAGAGGGATAAGGTCAAGGATAAAGCCCCAACCTCCTCCTCCAG CTCTGCAAAGCCTTCCGCAACATCAGCCACACTGGAACTGGACAAGCTGATGGCGTCTCTGTCTGACTTCAGAGTCCAGAGCACA CCAGCTGCGCCCATCACTCCAGCGGTTACAGCATCGCAGCAGCCCGCCGCCCCTCCACAGCCTTCATCTGGAGGCTCGCTGGACAGCATGCTGGGGCTCCTCCAATCAGACCTGAGCCGACAAGGAGTGCAAACATCCTCTAAGGGAAACTGTTCAGCCTGTCAAAAGCCAGTAGTAGGACAG GTGGTGACAGCTCTGGGGAAAGTGTGGCACCCCGAGCACTTTGTGTGCACTGAGTGTGAGACAGAGCTGGGCAGTCGCAACTTCTTTGAGAAGGACGGACGGCCGTACTGCGAGCCGGACTACTTCACCCTGTTCTCCCCTCACTGTGCACACTGCAACAAACCCATACTAAAT AAAATGGTCACAGCTCTGGACAAGAACTGGCACCCAGAGTGTTTCTGCTGCGTAAAGTGCAGCCGCGCCTTTGGAGAGGAAG GTTTCCATGACCGTGAGGGCCAGCAGTACTGCCAGCAGTGTTTCTTGACTCTGTTTGCTTCCCGCTGTCAAGGCTGCAGCCAGCCCATTCTGGAAAACTACATCTCAGCTCTGAACTCTCTCTGGCACCCACAGTGCTTTGTATGTAGG GAATGCTACAGCCCTTTCGTCAACGGCAGCTTTTTCGAACATGAGGGCAAGCCGCTGTGCGAGGCCCACTACCACCAGTCCCGCGGCAGCGTGTGTCAGGCCTGCCAGCAGCCCATCCTGGGCCGCTGCGTCACCGCCATGGGGGCCAAATTCCACCCGCATCACCTCGTGTGTCACTTCTGCCTGAAGCCACTGAGCAAAGGCTGCTTCAAGGAGCAGGAGAACAAGCCCTACTGCCACCCCTGCTTCATCAAGCTCTTTGGTTGA
- the LOC115798141 gene encoding transforming growth factor beta-1-induced transcript 1 protein isoform X2, with protein sequence MEDLDALLADLENTSSPLPRCPVLLTSDPPQNADPTTQDPAQTRPPPPAYTPQQTVSSAMKTSQNSNPDKLYSTVCKPRSPRSTDPPPAFSSSSLLGGGLSELDHLLQELNATQFNITDEILAQFPSSKKDERDKVKDKAPTSSSSSAKPSATSATLELDKLMASLSDFRVQSTPAAPITPAVTASQQPAAPPQPSSGGSLDSMLGLLQSDLSRQGVQTSSKGNCSACQKPVVGQVVTALGKVWHPEHFVCTECETELGSRNFFEKDGRPYCEPDYFTLFSPHCAHCNKPILNKMVTALDKNWHPECFCCVKCSRAFGEEGFHDREGQQYCQQCFLTLFASRCQGCSQPILENYISALNSLWHPQCFVCRECYSPFVNGSFFEHEGKPLCEAHYHQSRGSVCQACQQPILGRCVTAMGAKFHPHHLVCHFCLKPLSKGCFKEQENKPYCHPCFIKLFG encoded by the exons ATGCCCTCCTTGCTGATCTGGAGAACACCAGCTCTCCTTTACCACGGTGTCCCGTCCTGCTCACCTCTGACCCTCCGCAAAATGCCGATCCCACCACCCAGGACCCAGCCCAGACCCGGCCACCGCCACCTGCCTATACCCCACAGCAG ACTGTTTCTTCAGCAATGAAGACCTCACAGAACTCCAACCCAGACAAATTATACAG CACAGTGTGTAAACCGCGCTCTCCCCGAAGCACAGATCCTCCTCCagccttctcttcctcctcgctGCTAGGGGGAGGTCTGAGTGAACTGGATCATCTGCTACAGGAACTCAATGCTACCCAGTTTAACATCACAG ATGAGATCCTGGCTCAGTTCCCTTCTTCTAAGAAAGATGAGAGGGATAAGGTCAAGGATAAAGCCCCAACCTCCTCCTCCAG CTCTGCAAAGCCTTCCGCAACATCAGCCACACTGGAACTGGACAAGCTGATGGCGTCTCTGTCTGACTTCAGAGTCCAGAGCACA CCAGCTGCGCCCATCACTCCAGCGGTTACAGCATCGCAGCAGCCCGCCGCCCCTCCACAGCCTTCATCTGGAGGCTCGCTGGACAGCATGCTGGGGCTCCTCCAATCAGACCTGAGCCGACAAGGAGTGCAAACATCCTCTAAGGGAAACTGTTCAGCCTGTCAAAAGCCAGTAGTAGGACAG GTGGTGACAGCTCTGGGGAAAGTGTGGCACCCCGAGCACTTTGTGTGCACTGAGTGTGAGACAGAGCTGGGCAGTCGCAACTTCTTTGAGAAGGACGGACGGCCGTACTGCGAGCCGGACTACTTCACCCTGTTCTCCCCTCACTGTGCACACTGCAACAAACCCATACTAAAT AAAATGGTCACAGCTCTGGACAAGAACTGGCACCCAGAGTGTTTCTGCTGCGTAAAGTGCAGCCGCGCCTTTGGAGAGGAAG GTTTCCATGACCGTGAGGGCCAGCAGTACTGCCAGCAGTGTTTCTTGACTCTGTTTGCTTCCCGCTGTCAAGGCTGCAGCCAGCCCATTCTGGAAAACTACATCTCAGCTCTGAACTCTCTCTGGCACCCACAGTGCTTTGTATGTAGG GAATGCTACAGCCCTTTCGTCAACGGCAGCTTTTTCGAACATGAGGGCAAGCCGCTGTGCGAGGCCCACTACCACCAGTCCCGCGGCAGCGTGTGTCAGGCCTGCCAGCAGCCCATCCTGGGCCGCTGCGTCACCGCCATGGGGGCCAAATTCCACCCGCATCACCTCGTGTGTCACTTCTGCCTGAAGCCACTGAGCAAAGGCTGCTTCAAGGAGCAGGAGAACAAGCCCTACTGCCACCCCTGCTTCATCAAGCTCTTTGGTTGA